The following are encoded together in the Anoplopoma fimbria isolate UVic2021 breed Golden Eagle Sablefish chromosome 13, Afim_UVic_2022, whole genome shotgun sequence genome:
- the noxa1 gene encoding NADPH oxidase activator 1 isoform X1 — protein sequence MLYTELLRLWHESVQAVDAKDWQGALSKLEQISEPTSRTLFNAASAHLVLGQLDLALKALDLTISKDERLAVGFFQRAAVMMQIDKLEEALSDCIWAQKHMRGNMVIDYKQLGLRFKLYSWQVLYNAAAVYCRMGQWEQASEVLLSASQEKGGGRGGNLEVALDSVMKKEVLAPLLVPEDVVFRPRKQDVEQLQQRDFLGKAKVISSVIPNDDFGGFEPLRLQKPGFYEPKVDGAQDSRYMRMRIPYMARGPGQLTVPGGAMVFLFGEEDRDGMAMVIYDGQRGLLPMSLLDPADVKMPKGKKDKRVPSGIPLPPGLKPPTRPQAQPSPAAPPRVRFVSDTPPPSYTTATHAPLPASEPPRYTANAASQQQAKAQGAEASSVVLKVHYTYTVALSVPLDTPFHEVKERIAQKLGQAAPQLRLRHKQHGSRVLIPLGEEVEPGRTLQEVAEAGRATLWCQTEDPLDNRTILYQMVALYDYTAQGPEDLEFSEGDTIDILGEVNEEWLEGHNAGNIGIFPSCFAYKENTNICQSPVL from the exons ATGCTTTACACGGAGTTACTGCGGTTGTGGCATGAGTCAGTTCAGGCCGTGGATGCCAAGGATTGGCAAGGAGCTCTTTCCAAACTCGAGCAGATCAGTGAACCAACATCTCGCACTCTATTCAACGCTGCCTCAGCTCACCTGGTTCTGGGACAGCTGGACCTGGCCCTGAAG GCTTTAGACCTCACCATCTCCAAGGATGAACGTCTTGCTGTTGGCTTCtttcagagagcagcagtgatGATGCAGATTGACAA GTTGGAGGAGGCCCTGTCAGACTGTATCTGGGCACAGAAGCATATGAGAGGAAACATGGTCATTGACTACAAACAGCTGGGACTGCGATTCAAACTCTACAGCTGGCAG GTGTTATATAATGCAGCAGCTGTGTACTGTCGGATGGGCCAGTGGGAGCAGGCCAGCGAGGTCCTGCTGTCAGCCTCccaggagaaaggaggaggtcGAGGGGGAAACTTAGAGGTGGCTTTGGACAGCGTCATG AAGAAGGAGGTCCTGGCTCCTCTCCTGGTGCCTGAGGATGTGGTGTTTCGTCCCAGGAAACAGGACGTGGAGCAGCTGCAGCAAAGAGACTTCCTGGGCAAAGCAAAG GTGATTTCCTCTGTGATTCCCAACGATGACTTTGGAGGCTTTGAACCTCTGAGGCTGCAG AAACCTGGTTTCTATGAGCCCAAGGTGGATGGAGCTCA GGATTCTCGATACATGCGCATGCGGATCCCTTACATGGCTCGAGGCCCGGGACAACTGACTGTGCCTGGAGGGGCcatggtgtttttatttggcGAGGAGGACAGGGATGGGATGGCAATGGTCATTTATGatggacag agaggaCTCCTACCAATGTCCCTGCTTGATCCCGCAGATGTCAAGATGCCCAAAGGCAAAAAAGATAAg AGAGTTCCCAGTGGGATCCCTCTCCCACCTGGACTCAAGCCCCCCACTCGCCCACAGGCCCAGCCCAGCCCTGCAGCACCTCCTCGAG TGCGTTTTGTCTCAGACACTCCACCTCCATCCTACACCACCGCCACCCACGCACCGCTGCCAGCCTCAGAGCCTCCCAGGTACACAGCCAACGCAGCCAGCCAGCAG CAGGCTAAGGCTCAGGGAGCAGAGGCCAGCTCTGTGGTGCTGAAGGTCCACTACACATACACCGTGGCTCTGTCTGTCCCGCTGGACACACCCTTCCATGAAGTGAAGGAACGTATCGCTCAGAAACTGGGCCAAGCAGCGCCTCAGCTGCGCCTCAG ACATAAGCAGCATGGCTCCCGGGTGCTGATACCtctgggggaggaggtggagccaGGCCGCACTTTGCAAGAGGTGGCCGAGGCTGGCAGAGCCACCCTGTGGTGCCAG ACTGAAGACCCACTGGACAACCGTACCATCCTCTACCAGATGGTGGCGCTGTATGACTACACAGCTCAGGGCCCAGAGGACCTGGAGTTCAGCGAAGGAGACACCATTGACATCCTGGGTGAAG TTAATGAGGAGTGGCTGGAGGGACACAATGCAGGAAACATCGGCATCTTCCCCAGCTGCTTTGCCTACAAGGAGAACACCAACATCTGCCAGAGCCCCGTGCTATAA
- the noxa1 gene encoding NADPH oxidase activator 1 isoform X2, producing MLYTELLRLWHESVQAVDAKDWQGALSKLEQISEPTSRTLFNAASAHLVLGQLDLALKALDLTISKDERLAVGFFQRAAVMMQIDKLEEALSDCIWAQKHMRGNMVIDYKQLGLRFKLYSWQVLYNAAAVYCRMGQWEQASEVLLSASQEKGGGRGGNLEVALDSVMKKEVLAPLLVPEDVVFRPRKQDVEQLQQRDFLGKAKVISSVIPNDDFGGFEPLRLQKPGFYEPKVDGAQDSRYMRMRIPYMARGPGQLTVPGGAMVFLFGEEDRDGMAMVIYDGQRGLLPMSLLDPADVKMPKGKKDKRVPSGIPLPPGLKPPTRPQAQPSPAAPPRVRFVSDTPPPSYTTATHAPLPASEPPRYTANAASQQAKAQGAEASSVVLKVHYTYTVALSVPLDTPFHEVKERIAQKLGQAAPQLRLRHKQHGSRVLIPLGEEVEPGRTLQEVAEAGRATLWCQTEDPLDNRTILYQMVALYDYTAQGPEDLEFSEGDTIDILGEVNEEWLEGHNAGNIGIFPSCFAYKENTNICQSPVL from the exons ATGCTTTACACGGAGTTACTGCGGTTGTGGCATGAGTCAGTTCAGGCCGTGGATGCCAAGGATTGGCAAGGAGCTCTTTCCAAACTCGAGCAGATCAGTGAACCAACATCTCGCACTCTATTCAACGCTGCCTCAGCTCACCTGGTTCTGGGACAGCTGGACCTGGCCCTGAAG GCTTTAGACCTCACCATCTCCAAGGATGAACGTCTTGCTGTTGGCTTCtttcagagagcagcagtgatGATGCAGATTGACAA GTTGGAGGAGGCCCTGTCAGACTGTATCTGGGCACAGAAGCATATGAGAGGAAACATGGTCATTGACTACAAACAGCTGGGACTGCGATTCAAACTCTACAGCTGGCAG GTGTTATATAATGCAGCAGCTGTGTACTGTCGGATGGGCCAGTGGGAGCAGGCCAGCGAGGTCCTGCTGTCAGCCTCccaggagaaaggaggaggtcGAGGGGGAAACTTAGAGGTGGCTTTGGACAGCGTCATG AAGAAGGAGGTCCTGGCTCCTCTCCTGGTGCCTGAGGATGTGGTGTTTCGTCCCAGGAAACAGGACGTGGAGCAGCTGCAGCAAAGAGACTTCCTGGGCAAAGCAAAG GTGATTTCCTCTGTGATTCCCAACGATGACTTTGGAGGCTTTGAACCTCTGAGGCTGCAG AAACCTGGTTTCTATGAGCCCAAGGTGGATGGAGCTCA GGATTCTCGATACATGCGCATGCGGATCCCTTACATGGCTCGAGGCCCGGGACAACTGACTGTGCCTGGAGGGGCcatggtgtttttatttggcGAGGAGGACAGGGATGGGATGGCAATGGTCATTTATGatggacag agaggaCTCCTACCAATGTCCCTGCTTGATCCCGCAGATGTCAAGATGCCCAAAGGCAAAAAAGATAAg AGAGTTCCCAGTGGGATCCCTCTCCCACCTGGACTCAAGCCCCCCACTCGCCCACAGGCCCAGCCCAGCCCTGCAGCACCTCCTCGAG TGCGTTTTGTCTCAGACACTCCACCTCCATCCTACACCACCGCCACCCACGCACCGCTGCCAGCCTCAGAGCCTCCCAGGTACACAGCCAACGCAGCCAGCCAGCAG GCTAAGGCTCAGGGAGCAGAGGCCAGCTCTGTGGTGCTGAAGGTCCACTACACATACACCGTGGCTCTGTCTGTCCCGCTGGACACACCCTTCCATGAAGTGAAGGAACGTATCGCTCAGAAACTGGGCCAAGCAGCGCCTCAGCTGCGCCTCAG ACATAAGCAGCATGGCTCCCGGGTGCTGATACCtctgggggaggaggtggagccaGGCCGCACTTTGCAAGAGGTGGCCGAGGCTGGCAGAGCCACCCTGTGGTGCCAG ACTGAAGACCCACTGGACAACCGTACCATCCTCTACCAGATGGTGGCGCTGTATGACTACACAGCTCAGGGCCCAGAGGACCTGGAGTTCAGCGAAGGAGACACCATTGACATCCTGGGTGAAG TTAATGAGGAGTGGCTGGAGGGACACAATGCAGGAAACATCGGCATCTTCCCCAGCTGCTTTGCCTACAAGGAGAACACCAACATCTGCCAGAGCCCCGTGCTATAA